In the genome of Variibacter gotjawalensis, one region contains:
- the dnaK gene encoding molecular chaperone DnaK: MAKVIGIDLGTTNSCVAVMEGSTPKVIENAEGARTTPSIVAFTDDGERLVGQPAKRQAVTNPERTFFAVKRLIGRRYDDPTVAKDQKLVPYKITKASNGDAWLEADGKTYSPSQISAFTLQKMKETAEAYLGQKVEQAVITVPAYFNDAQRQATKDAGKIAGLDVLRIINEPTAAALAYGLDKQKTGTIAVYDLGGGTFDISILEIGDGVFEVKSTNGDTFLGGEDFDMRLVGYLADEFQKEQGIDLRKDKLALQRLKEAAEKAKIELSSTTQTEVNLPFITADASGPKHLTLKLTRAKFEALVDDLIQQTIEPCRKALKDAGVSPAEINEVVLVGGMTRMPKVQEVVKQFFGKEPHKGVNPDEVVAIGAAVQAGVLQGDVKDVLLLDVTPLSLGIETLGGVFTRLIDRNTTIPTKKSNVFSTAEDSQSAVTIRVSQGEREMAADNKMLGQFDLVGIPPAPRGVPQIEVTFDIDANGIVNVSAKDKGTGKEQQIRIQASGGLSDTDIDKMVKDAEAHAADDKVRKEKAEAKNHADAMVHATEKALSEHGSKVGEAERRAIEDGLAALKEAVKGDDVEDIKTKTNVLAQASMKLGEAMYAQSQAEGAEGQPGAEAGAKKEDVVDAEFTEVDDDKNKKKSA, encoded by the coding sequence ATGGCTAAAGTCATCGGCATCGATCTCGGCACGACGAATTCGTGTGTCGCGGTCATGGAAGGCTCCACACCGAAGGTCATCGAGAACGCCGAGGGCGCGCGCACGACGCCGTCCATCGTCGCCTTCACGGACGACGGCGAGCGTCTCGTCGGCCAGCCGGCCAAGCGCCAGGCGGTCACCAATCCGGAACGTACGTTTTTCGCGGTCAAGCGCCTGATCGGCCGTCGCTACGACGACCCGACCGTCGCCAAGGACCAGAAGCTCGTCCCCTACAAGATCACCAAGGCGTCGAACGGCGACGCGTGGCTCGAGGCGGACGGCAAGACCTATTCGCCGTCGCAGATCTCGGCATTCACGCTGCAGAAGATGAAGGAAACCGCCGAGGCGTATCTCGGCCAGAAGGTCGAGCAAGCTGTCATCACGGTCCCGGCCTACTTCAACGACGCGCAGCGCCAAGCGACCAAGGACGCCGGTAAGATCGCCGGTCTCGATGTGCTCCGCATCATCAACGAGCCGACGGCGGCTGCGCTCGCTTACGGTCTCGACAAGCAGAAGACCGGCACCATCGCGGTCTACGATTTGGGCGGCGGTACCTTCGATATCTCGATCCTCGAGATCGGCGATGGCGTGTTCGAAGTGAAGTCGACGAACGGTGACACGTTCCTCGGCGGCGAAGACTTCGATATGCGTCTTGTCGGCTACCTCGCGGACGAGTTCCAGAAGGAGCAGGGCATCGACCTGCGCAAGGACAAGCTCGCGCTGCAGCGCCTCAAGGAAGCTGCCGAAAAAGCGAAGATTGAGCTCTCCTCGACGACCCAGACCGAGGTCAACCTGCCGTTCATCACGGCGGACGCATCCGGTCCGAAGCATCTGACGCTGAAGCTGACGCGCGCCAAGTTCGAAGCGCTGGTGGACGACCTCATCCAGCAGACGATCGAGCCGTGCCGCAAGGCATTGAAGGACGCCGGCGTTTCCCCGGCCGAGATCAACGAAGTCGTTCTGGTCGGCGGCATGACCCGTATGCCGAAGGTCCAGGAAGTCGTGAAGCAGTTCTTCGGCAAGGAGCCGCATAAGGGCGTGAACCCGGACGAAGTCGTGGCGATCGGTGCGGCCGTGCAGGCCGGCGTTCTCCAGGGCGACGTCAAGGACGTGCTGCTGCTCGACGTGACCCCGCTTTCGCTCGGCATCGAGACGCTGGGCGGCGTGTTCACGCGCTTGATCGACCGCAACACGACGATCCCGACCAAGAAGTCGAACGTCTTCTCGACCGCCGAAGACAGCCAGAGCGCGGTGACCATCCGCGTCAGCCAAGGCGAGCGCGAGATGGCGGCCGACAATAAGATGCTCGGTCAGTTCGACCTCGTCGGCATCCCGCCGGCGCCGCGCGGCGTGCCGCAGATCGAAGTCACGTTCGACATCGACGCGAACGGCATCGTCAACGTGTCGGCGAAGGACAAGGGCACCGGCAAAGAACAGCAGATCCGCATCCAGGCGTCCGGCGGTCTGTCCGACACCGACATCGACAAGATGGTGAAGGACGCCGAGGCGCATGCGGCTGACGACAAAGTCCGCAAGGAGAAGGCGGAAGCCAAGAACCACGCGGATGCGATGGTCCACGCGACCGAGAAGGCGCTGTCGGAGCACGGTTCGAAGGTCGGCGAGGCTGAGCGCCGCGCGATCGAGGACGGTCTCGCAGCACTGAAGGAAGCCGTGAAGGGCGACGACGTCGAGGACATCAAGACCAAGACGAACGTGCTTGCGCAGGCCTCCATGAAGCTCGGCGAAGCGATGTATGCGCAGAGCCAAGCTGAAGGTGCCGAAGGTCAACCGGGCGCCGAGGCTGGTGCCAAGAAGGAAGATGTCGTTGACGCGGAGTTCACCGAAGTCGACGACGATAAGAACAAGAAGAAGTCGGCGTAA
- the pncA gene encoding bifunctional nicotinamidase/pyrazinamidase, translated as MLDRRQWLAGTATLMASALASSPLWAADKIKPDAQSVLIVVDVQNCFLPGGSLAVKDGEQIIPLINQLGKAFRHVVITQDWHTQRHISFASSHPGKKPFDVVKLPYGDQVLWPDHCVQGTDGAALAKDLDLPHAQLIIRKGFNNEVDSYSAFLEADKKSSTGLASYLKERGLTKLFVVGLATDFCVAWSAIDARKAGLEVTVIEDATRGIDAQGSLAKAWADMLAAGVKRIQTADIAA; from the coding sequence ATGCTCGATCGCCGCCAATGGCTCGCCGGCACCGCAACTCTGATGGCTTCGGCGCTCGCGTCATCGCCGCTATGGGCCGCCGACAAGATCAAGCCGGACGCGCAAAGCGTGCTGATCGTCGTCGACGTGCAGAACTGCTTTCTTCCGGGCGGCAGCCTCGCCGTGAAAGACGGCGAGCAAATCATCCCGCTCATCAATCAGCTCGGCAAAGCCTTCCGGCATGTCGTGATCACGCAGGACTGGCATACGCAGCGGCACATCTCGTTCGCGTCGAGCCATCCCGGAAAGAAGCCGTTCGACGTCGTGAAGTTACCCTACGGCGATCAGGTCTTGTGGCCCGATCACTGCGTGCAAGGCACAGACGGCGCGGCGCTGGCGAAAGATCTCGATTTGCCGCACGCGCAGCTCATCATCCGCAAAGGCTTCAACAACGAGGTCGACAGTTATTCGGCTTTCCTCGAAGCCGACAAGAAATCATCGACCGGCCTTGCGAGCTATCTGAAGGAGCGTGGCTTGACGAAGCTGTTCGTCGTCGGGCTCGCCACCGATTTCTGCGTTGCCTGGTCGGCGATCGATGCGCGAAAAGCCGGCCTCGAAGTTACCGTGATCGAAGACGCAACGCGTGGCATCGATGCGCAGGGTTCGCTCGCCAAAGCCTGGGCCGACATGTTGGCCGCGGGCGTCAAACGCATTCAAACTGCCGATATCGCAGCCTGA
- a CDS encoding class I SAM-dependent methyltransferase: MRTQSLTRTQKPLRLDDEVHFIRSWLEKPLAIGAVTPSSRALARTMARYVDPTGEGPVVELGPGTGPITEALIEHGIAENRLVLIEFNPTFCQLLRTRFPRATVVQGDAYALKETLHGIVDKPGAAVVSGLPLFTKPLRMRVRLLREALTLMKADAPFVQFTYAVVPPIPKSIGGVRVEASDRIWKNLPPARVWVYRKR; this comes from the coding sequence ATGCGAACTCAGTCCCTTACGCGCACCCAGAAGCCTCTTCGTCTCGATGACGAAGTGCACTTCATTCGTTCGTGGCTCGAAAAGCCGCTGGCGATTGGTGCTGTCACGCCGTCAAGCCGCGCGCTCGCGCGCACCATGGCGCGTTACGTCGATCCGACCGGCGAAGGCCCGGTGGTCGAGCTTGGACCGGGTACTGGCCCGATCACCGAAGCCCTCATCGAGCACGGCATCGCGGAAAACCGCCTGGTGCTGATCGAGTTCAATCCGACATTCTGCCAGTTGCTGCGAACGCGCTTCCCGCGCGCGACGGTTGTGCAGGGCGATGCTTACGCTCTGAAAGAGACGCTGCACGGCATCGTCGACAAGCCGGGCGCTGCCGTCGTGTCGGGGTTGCCGCTGTTCACCAAGCCGCTGCGTATGCGCGTTCGCTTGCTGCGCGAGGCTCTGACGCTGATGAAGGCCGATGCGCCGTTCGTACAATTCACCTACGCGGTTGTGCCGCCCATCCCGAAGTCGATCGGTGGCGTGCGCGTCGAAGCGTCCGATCGCATCTGGAAAAACCTGCCGCCGGCGCGCGTGTGGGTCTATCGCAAGCGCTAA
- the dnaJ gene encoding molecular chaperone DnaJ: MMAKVCYYETLQVTRQVSDGELKTAYRKLAMQWHPDKNPGDQAAESKFKEISEAYDVLKDGQKRAAYDRFGHAAFENGHGAAGQGGGPGFGADFASTFADIFEGVFGMGGARQAGGRAGGRQRGADLRYNLDITLEEAFAGKTAEIRIPTAVACEACSGTGSKPGSKPKTCQTCGGAGRLRHSQGFFTMERTCASCQGRGQVIDDPCGSCQGGGRIMRERTLSVNIPAGVEDGTRIRLSGEGEAGERGGPAGDLYIFLGIEQHAFFQRDGADLHCRAPISLVTAALGGTFEVPTIDGGKTRVKVPEGTQSGRRFRLTSKGMPVLRQRQVGDMYVQVVVETPQNLSKKQRELLQEFDKLSSKETHPESTGFFAKVKDFIDGLGSAQRQ; this comes from the coding sequence ATGATGGCCAAGGTCTGCTACTACGAAACGCTCCAAGTCACGCGTCAGGTCAGCGACGGCGAACTCAAGACGGCCTATCGCAAACTGGCGATGCAGTGGCATCCGGACAAAAATCCGGGCGACCAGGCGGCCGAGTCGAAGTTCAAGGAAATCAGCGAAGCCTATGACGTCCTGAAGGACGGACAGAAGCGCGCCGCCTACGATCGCTTCGGTCACGCGGCGTTCGAGAATGGCCACGGTGCGGCTGGACAGGGCGGCGGTCCGGGCTTCGGCGCCGATTTCGCATCGACCTTTGCGGATATTTTCGAAGGCGTCTTCGGCATGGGCGGGGCTCGGCAGGCGGGTGGCCGCGCCGGCGGCCGTCAGCGTGGCGCCGATCTTCGCTACAATCTCGACATCACGCTGGAGGAAGCCTTCGCGGGCAAGACGGCAGAGATCCGCATCCCGACTGCGGTCGCGTGCGAAGCTTGTTCTGGCACCGGCTCGAAGCCCGGCTCGAAGCCGAAGACGTGTCAGACCTGCGGCGGCGCCGGACGGCTGCGCCACAGCCAGGGCTTCTTCACGATGGAGCGCACCTGCGCAAGCTGCCAGGGGCGCGGCCAGGTGATCGACGATCCATGCGGCTCATGCCAGGGCGGCGGCCGTATTATGCGCGAGCGCACGCTGTCCGTGAACATTCCGGCGGGTGTCGAAGACGGCACGCGCATTCGTCTCTCGGGCGAAGGTGAGGCGGGCGAACGCGGTGGTCCGGCCGGCGATCTCTACATTTTCCTCGGCATCGAACAGCATGCGTTCTTCCAACGTGATGGTGCGGATCTGCACTGCCGCGCGCCGATCTCGCTGGTGACCGCGGCGCTCGGCGGAACGTTTGAAGTGCCGACGATCGACGGCGGCAAGACGCGCGTGAAAGTGCCTGAAGGCACGCAGTCTGGGCGCCGATTCCGGCTGACGTCGAAGGGTATGCCGGTGCTGCGGCAACGGCAGGTCGGCGACATGTACGTTCAGGTTGTCGTCGAGACGCCGCAGAATCTCAGCAAGAAGCAGCGCGAGCTGCTGCAAGAATTCGACAAACTTTCGTCCAAGGAAACCCACCCGGAATCGACAGGATTCTTCGCCAAAGTGAAGGATTTCATCGATGGGCTGGGGAGTGCACAGCGACAATAG